In Elaeis guineensis isolate ETL-2024a chromosome 1, EG11, whole genome shotgun sequence, a genomic segment contains:
- the LOC105037205 gene encoding F-box protein At5g39450 yields the protein MSGETMAADEANAECGSSLLLGLPEDVLELISGHLQPRDLCSLALCCRGLRAAVAASEKAWLAQCRRLGPPPDLLPRWRSGVQSYSALCHFLSAVSPLLGIWVHQNPELGNVVCVLWGFLSVAACRVIPQELGPLGLDGGPLLWAPVFEILADFDGAPSLLFLHGRDLADDSLFPGVVRSLDAAANVLLLEVDARPSANPSPPSKSHLLPHSRSFSAASEPKDPILTKTLCRSDTTVALRPSPPPAPPPLPAPFSRLAFGDRRRLLDLVAGKVRLKVPQDLAAAPLFPCSSTHDDIAILADRRLSLIQMHKLNGGRMDRKVAESSLGLSERSRIRRNDEIPCSRSTTTGRRRNLFSVAKDGLKQVMRRSSSSLNSAGLISRNRGSSGSSESKHVPVDEFLRTGDMIGLNLRAAHMRLSTYRAWPNMHDNRFALYKLPLLAPEAGREYAGLWGGTFGWPPGRPSEDKPGKALFFLLLSYEEAEGQLRLIATKILEGTHYVLHPNGSAMFTVKVDEPATEPFPWETYGDSIHVEVQHTCSGEGIASGYGFRYPGSKPGSLYVIQNGLLAFVWRESKAVLTLQRLDLEELLKKGERVPSLPPIDNFAYLTKSYSNVFAGLPSNSSCSTSPRQYH from the exons ATGTCTGGAGAGACGATGGCGGCTGATGAGGCGAACGCGGAGTGCGGCTCCAGCCTCTTGCTGGGCCTGCCGGAGGATGTGCTGGAGCTGATCTCCGGCCACCTACAGCCCCGCGACCTGTGCAGCCTCGCCCTCTGCTGCCGCGGCCTCCGCGCCGCCGTCGCCGCCTCCGAGAAGGCCTGGCTCGCCCAGTGCCGCCGCCTTGGCCCGCCGCCCGACCTCCTCCCCCGGTGGCGCTCCGGCGTCCAGTCCTACAGCGCCCTCTGCCACTTCCTCTCCGCCGTCTCCCCCCTCCTCGGCATCTGGGTCCACCAGAACCCTGAGCTCGGCAACGTCGTCTGCGTCCTCTGGGGCTTCCTCTCCGTCGCCGCCTGCCGCGTTATCCCCCAAGAGCTCGGCCCTCTCGGCCTCGACGGTGGCCCCCTCCTCTGGGCCCCTGTTTTCGAGATCCTCGCCGACTTCGACGGCGCCCCCTCACTCCTATTCCTCCACGGCCGCGACCTCGCCGACGACTCTCTCTTCCCCGGCGTTGTCCGCTCCCTTGATGCCGCCGCCAACGTCCTCCTCCTCGAGGTAGACGCCCGCCCATCCGCTAACCCCTCTCCACCTTCCAAATCCCATCTTTTGCCCCACTCTCGAAGCTTCTCCGCCGCTTCCGAGCCCAAAGATCCTATCTTAACGAAGACCTTATGCCGATCGGACACCACCGTCGCCTTGCGTCCCTCGCCACCTCCGGCACCGCCACCGCTGCCGGCTCCCTTCAGCCGTTTGGCCTTCGGCGACCGGCGGAGGCTTCTCGACCTCGTCGCCGGAAAGGTCCGCCTCAAGGTCCCCCAAGATCTGGCCGCCGCTCCGCTCTTCCCGTGCTCTTCCACTCACGACGATATAGCAATTTTGGCTGATCGGAGGTTGTCGCTCATCCAGATGCACAAGCTCAATGGTGGCCGCATGGATCGGAAGGTGGCCGAGTCGTCGCTGGGCTTAAGTGAGCGCAGTAGAATTCGCAGGAATGATGAGATTCCTTGCTCTCGGAGCACCACCACTGGTAGGAGGAGGAACCTTTTCTCGGTTGCTAAGGATGGCCTGAAGCAAGTCATGCGGAGGTCATCAAGTTCTCTTAATTCTGCCGGGCTGATATCAAGAAACCGGGGTTCTTCGGGCTCCAGCGAGAGCAAACATGTGCCCGTAGATGAGTTTTTGAGGACCGGCGACATGATCGGGCTGAACTTGAGAGCCGCACACATGAGGCTGAGTACTTACAGGGCATGGCCAAACATGCACGACAACCGGTTTGCTCTGTATAAGCTCCCGTTGCTGGCGCCGGAGGCCGGCAGAGAGTATGCCGGTCTATGGGGTGGCACATTTGGCTGGCCTCCTGGTCGGCCTTCCGAAGACAAGCCGGGGAAGGCCCTGTTCTTCTTGTTGCTTTCGTATGAGGAGGCTGAGGGGCAGCTTCGTCTCATTGCCACCAAAATATTGGAAGGAACCCACTATGTTCTCCACCCCAATGGCTCTGCAATGTTCACTGTGAAGGTCGATGAGCCGGCAACGGAGCCATTCCCTTGGGAGACTTATGGTGACTCTATCCATGTGGAAGTGCAGCATACTTGCTCTGGCGAGGGCATTGCGAGTGGTTATGGGTTCCGGTACCCTGGATCCAAGCCTGGTTCCCTCTATGTGATCCAAAATGGGCTTCTTGCATTTGTCTGGAGGGAGTCCAAGGCTGTCTTGACTTTGCAGAGGCTCGACTTGGAAGAGCTGCTGAAGAAAGGAGAGCGAGTACCCTCTCTACCTCCAATTGACAATTTTGCCTACTTAACGAAATCATATTCAAATGTTTTTGCAGGCCTCCCTAGCAACTCGAGTTGTTCAACCTCACCACG GCAATATCATTGA